Proteins from one Phalacrocorax carbo chromosome 19, bPhaCar2.1, whole genome shotgun sequence genomic window:
- the LOC135316448 gene encoding la-related protein 6-like, whose translation MSLGSSGVASGLGSQPSCSTPQLEQRSSFPARHLLPPQSRSLALLSQEDFLRSFNGSFSDVSDVCGADLLDCSSSTPDPQLVRRIVSQVEFYLSDENLSKDAFLLKHVQKKKMGFVSIKLLTSFKKVKYLTRDWRLTRYALQFSELLEVNKEGTKVRRRVPLPESLQSFSPSKLLLAWELLPIQNNFIETIVSMFSPFGAIVSIHILRPGRKLPSHVRKYTSLFPELLRKRCALVEYDRLGSARRAFEHLGRRSHRCGESIRVVWLCWKVSKKEPQNKREVAKKLGHHWDWKVQAAATIFPYGIGGSLLYRSLESGQHVRRDAEQQRPRELRHTMLVAPRAPLCRLQRGSQHPSGITETAQRKGLIPYDCRCWGLL comes from the exons ATGTCATTGGGTAGTTCCGGGGTGGCCTCAGGGCTCGgttcccagcccagctgcagcaccccTCAGCTGGAACAAAGGAGTTCCTTCCCGGCGCGGCATCTCCTTCCACCGCAGAGCCGCTCGCTCGCCCTGCTCAGCCAGGAGGACTTCTTAAGAAGCTTCAACGG gagcTTCTCTGATGTAAGCGATGTCTGTGGGGCTGATCTGTTGGactgcagctcctccaccccCGACCCGCAGCTGGTCCGCAGGATTGTGTCCCAGGTGGAGTTCTACCTTTCTGATGAGAACCTGTCCAAGGATGCTTTCCTTCTGAAACATGTCCAAAAGAAGAAGATGGGCTTTGTCAGCATCAAACTGCTGACATCCTTCAAGAAG GTGAAATACCTGACGCGTGACTGGCGGCTCACACGCTACGCCCTGCAGTTCTCGGAGCTGCTGGAAGTGAACAAGGAGGGCACCAAAGTGAGGCGGCGGGTCCCCCTGCCCGAGTCCCTGCAGAGCTTCTCCCCCAGCAAACTGCTGCtggcctgggagctgctgccgaTCCAGAATAACTTCATCGAGACCATCGTGAGTATGTTCAGCCCCTTTGGTGCCATTGTATCCATCCACATCCTGCGGCCGGGCCGCAAGCTGCCCTCGCATGTGCGGAAATACACGTCGCTCTTCCCCGAGCTGCTGAGAAAGCGCTGTGCCCTGGTGGAGTACGATAGGCTGGGGAGCGCCCGCAGGGCCTTTGAGCACCTCGGCCGCCGAAGCCACCGGTGCGGTGAGAGCATCAGGGTGGTCTGGCTCTGCTGGAAGGTCTCCAAGAAGGAACCTCAGAACAAGAGGGAGGTGGCGAAGAAGCTGGGCCACCACTGGGATTGGAAGGTGCAGGCGGCGGCCACCATCTTCCCCTATGGCATTGGGGGCTCCCTGCTCTACCGCTCTCTGGAGTCCG GTCAGCATGTGAGACGAGATGCTGAGCAGCAGCGACCCCGGGAGCTGCGCCATACCATGCTGGTGGCACCGAGAGCGCCCCTGTGCAGGCTCCAGAggggctcccagcaccccagcgGCATCACTGAGACTGCTCAAAGGAAGGGGCTTATCCCCTacgactgccggtgctgggggctgctctgA